In Meiothermus cerbereus DSM 11376, a single window of DNA contains:
- a CDS encoding sugar phosphate isomerase/epimerase family protein, translating into MKLGFSPLTAGLNYRQSFDLAAELGLFLEIAYDQHEIDPRLPRARELAEMGRVAGVGFTIHLPFVDWNIASLVPQMQRLSLERTQRAIAFGAEIGAACGVLHSGLVPLRLPEPVAHARQLVHRALEQLELAIPVVLENLGLSDSDLLEAPAELVELLEAHPQYGFCLDVGHALIQRGPGGPQEYHCLLGHRLLHLHLHDNHGKRDEHLPCGDGAVDWSWVRGVLERFEGTAALEVTGGPEGVRRSVALLRGNL; encoded by the coding sequence ATGAAACTGGGTTTCAGCCCCCTCACCGCTGGCCTGAACTACCGCCAGTCCTTCGACCTAGCCGCAGAGCTTGGGCTTTTTTTGGAGATTGCCTACGACCAACACGAGATAGACCCTCGGCTGCCGAGGGCCCGCGAACTGGCCGAGATGGGCCGGGTGGCTGGGGTGGGGTTCACCATACACCTGCCTTTTGTCGACTGGAACATAGCCTCGCTGGTGCCCCAAATGCAGCGGCTCTCCCTCGAGCGCACCCAGCGGGCCATCGCCTTTGGGGCCGAGATTGGCGCAGCCTGTGGGGTGCTGCACAGCGGGCTGGTTCCGCTGCGGCTGCCCGAGCCGGTGGCGCACGCGCGCCAGCTGGTACATCGGGCGCTCGAGCAGCTGGAGCTGGCCATACCGGTCGTGCTGGAAAACCTGGGCCTGAGCGATAGCGACCTGCTGGAAGCGCCCGCCGAGCTGGTGGAGTTGCTGGAGGCCCACCCACAGTACGGCTTCTGCCTGGATGTGGGGCACGCCCTGATTCAGCGCGGCCCTGGCGGCCCCCAGGAGTACCACTGCCTGCTGGGCCACCGCCTGCTTCATTTGCACCTGCACGACAACCACGGCAAGCGGGACGAGCACCTGCCCTGTGGCGATGGCGCAGTGGACTGGTCCTGGGTGCGGGGGGTGCTCGAGAGATTTGAGGGCACCGCAGCCCTCGAGGTCACCGGCGGCCCGGAGGGCGTGCGCCGGAGTGTGGCGCTCCTGCGCGGCAACCTCTGA
- a CDS encoding c-type cytochrome, with product MPIERIEVYLDGGTEPVQVLTQPPFKVTYDTRSLSDGEHLLRVVTHYTNGAKDVKEVPFKVANTPGVLLQGLEEGKEVSGILDVTLRVADPDIKPTRERFPGLAAAIATAAILGGVWLFFAATGVTNKTLEEVAKPPAVAEAGAHGGDHGGPVAAVDEALKAKGEQVYSANCAGCHQATGKGLPGVFPALDGSKNVADKAYTINILLKGKGGMPGFAQLSDEELAAVATYIKNSWSNKFGGVTPDEFKAAR from the coding sequence ATGCCGATTGAGCGAATCGAAGTCTATCTGGACGGCGGCACCGAACCCGTGCAGGTGCTCACCCAACCCCCCTTCAAAGTTACCTACGATACCCGCTCCCTGAGCGACGGGGAGCACCTGCTCCGGGTAGTCACCCACTACACCAACGGGGCCAAAGACGTAAAGGAAGTGCCCTTCAAGGTAGCCAACACCCCTGGGGTGCTGTTGCAGGGCCTCGAGGAAGGCAAGGAGGTCTCGGGCATCCTGGACGTCACCTTGCGGGTGGCCGACCCCGATATTAAGCCCACCCGCGAGCGCTTTCCCGGGCTGGCTGCGGCCATTGCCACCGCCGCCATTCTAGGGGGGGTCTGGCTCTTCTTTGCTGCTACCGGGGTAACCAACAAGACCCTCGAGGAAGTCGCCAAACCCCCCGCGGTCGCCGAGGCGGGCGCCCACGGCGGCGACCACGGCGGCCCTGTCGCGGCAGTGGACGAGGCCCTCAAAGCCAAGGGCGAGCAGGTCTACAGCGCCAACTGCGCCGGCTGCCACCAGGCCACCGGAAAGGGCCTTCCGGGGGTCTTCCCGGCACTCGATGGCAGCAAGAACGTAGCCGACAAGGCCTACACCATCAACATCCTGCTCAAAGGCAAGGGCGGTATGCCCGGCTTCGCCCAGCTCTCCGACGAGGAGCTGGCGGCTGTGGCCACCTACATCAAAAATAGCTGGAGCAACAAGTTTGGCGGCGTAACCCCGGACGAGTTCAAGGCCGCCCGCTGA
- a CDS encoding ubiquinol-cytochrome c reductase iron-sulfur subunit: MADHEATAHHHEHHPEDPQAHATRRAILQAAIGVSAGAAVLSTLWVGAGLIPREEKIPSKEPVAVGDTLVFATGPKADQEITLDDLRAAQQEKIPFIIAFPKSPENVVKKDLITNTLMVILADPAKMSPETRQYASPEGVLAYSAVCKHLGCTVSQWQNDTWLCPCHGGRYDIYNQAKVVGGPVPAPVPQLPVKVEGGKVVVAGEFLGKPGADV; this comes from the coding sequence ATGGCTGATCATGAAGCCACTGCCCACCACCACGAGCACCACCCCGAAGACCCCCAGGCCCACGCCACCCGCCGGGCCATCCTGCAGGCAGCCATCGGCGTGAGCGCGGGCGCTGCGGTGCTCTCGACGCTGTGGGTAGGCGCGGGCCTAATACCGCGTGAGGAAAAGATTCCCAGCAAAGAGCCTGTGGCCGTGGGCGATACCCTGGTCTTTGCCACCGGCCCCAAGGCCGACCAAGAGATTACCCTGGATGATCTGCGGGCTGCCCAACAGGAAAAAATCCCTTTCATCATCGCTTTCCCCAAAAGCCCCGAGAACGTGGTCAAAAAAGACCTCATCACCAACACCCTTATGGTCATCCTGGCCGACCCGGCCAAGATGAGCCCGGAAACCCGCCAGTATGCCTCGCCCGAGGGGGTGCTGGCCTATTCGGCGGTCTGCAAACACCTGGGCTGCACGGTAAGCCAGTGGCAAAACGACACCTGGCTCTGCCCCTGCCACGGCGGCCGGTACGATATTTACAACCAGGCCAAGGTGGTGGGGGGCCCCGTGCCCGCACCGGTGCCCCAGCTACCGGTTAAGGTGGAGGGGGGCAAGGTGGTGGTGGCGGGTGAGTTCCTGGGCAAGCCCGGTGCAGACGTATAG
- a CDS encoding cytochrome b: MYQWLDDRLSIGKLYAKAFRKAFPVHHSFFLGEITLFSFVTLVLTGIFLTLNYEPSIRPVSGSLSGGQEVPAAYYSILYIDSLPFGAVIRSLHHWAAHIMIAAAFLHMLRIHLTGAYKNPRELNWIVGVFLLVLAIITAFTGYALPFDNYALTATKIGYEIGAAAPWVGKLLSDILFAGELSPTNAQTIPRLYPIHVLWLPLALIGLIGAHLAIMIKQKHTQPKYAEKVAPGKIVGVPLFPQQAAMMGILFLVYIAVTTFIAGAFLAHPVQAFGPPTANTPPVKPDWYFMWIYGILQIIPANWRFEFLGATFGPQFWGGILVPTVIILGALAIPFLDYSKEKRRYLELPSQHPFRTSFVVGMLMFYIMSTLAGYKVDLGLSNGLLWVLVFIVPIITGVVCYIILKAVYGKDWNQEPEVRLIGKGSAADD, encoded by the coding sequence ATGTATCAGTGGCTAGACGACCGTTTGAGCATCGGAAAGCTATACGCCAAGGCCTTTCGCAAGGCCTTCCCGGTGCACCACTCGTTCTTCCTGGGCGAGATCACCCTGTTTTCCTTTGTCACCCTGGTGCTCACCGGCATTTTCCTGACCCTCAACTACGAGCCCTCCATCCGCCCGGTCTCGGGTTCACTCTCGGGTGGGCAGGAAGTACCCGCAGCCTACTACTCGATTCTCTACATTGACTCGCTGCCCTTTGGCGCGGTGATCCGCTCGCTGCACCACTGGGCCGCCCACATCATGATTGCTGCGGCCTTTCTGCACATGCTGCGCATTCACCTGACCGGGGCCTACAAGAACCCCCGCGAGCTGAACTGGATTGTGGGGGTGTTCCTGCTGGTGCTCGCCATCATCACGGCGTTTACCGGCTATGCCCTGCCCTTTGACAACTACGCCCTCACCGCCACCAAGATCGGCTACGAGATTGGCGCAGCAGCCCCCTGGGTAGGCAAGCTGCTCTCGGATATCCTCTTTGCCGGTGAGCTCTCTCCCACCAACGCCCAGACCATCCCCCGCCTCTACCCCATCCACGTCCTGTGGCTGCCGCTGGCCCTGATTGGGCTGATTGGTGCGCACCTGGCCATCATGATTAAGCAAAAGCACACCCAGCCCAAGTACGCCGAGAAGGTCGCACCGGGCAAGATTGTGGGGGTGCCGCTCTTCCCGCAGCAGGCCGCCATGATGGGGATTCTCTTCCTGGTCTACATCGCTGTGACCACCTTCATCGCCGGGGCTTTCCTGGCCCACCCGGTGCAAGCCTTTGGCCCCCCCACCGCCAACACCCCGCCGGTCAAGCCCGACTGGTATTTCATGTGGATTTACGGGATTCTGCAAATTATCCCGGCCAACTGGCGCTTTGAGTTCCTGGGGGCCACCTTTGGCCCGCAGTTCTGGGGCGGTATCCTGGTGCCCACCGTCATCATCCTGGGGGCCCTGGCCATTCCCTTCCTGGACTACTCCAAGGAGAAAAGGCGTTACCTCGAGCTCCCCAGCCAGCACCCCTTCCGCACCAGTTTTGTGGTCGGGATGCTGATGTTTTACATCATGAGCACCCTGGCTGGCTACAAGGTGGATCTGGGTCTTTCCAACGGCCTGCTGTGGGTACTAGTCTTTATCGTGCCCATCATTACCGGGGTGGTCTGCTACATCATCCTGAAGGCCGTCTACGGTAAGGACTGGAATCAGGAGCCTGAGGTCAGGCTGATTGGCAAAGGCTCCGCCGCCGACGATTAA
- a CDS encoding FAD-dependent oxidoreductase — translation MKTLVIGAGAAGLAAAQDLQKARHQVTVLEAQHRVGGRIRTDRSFAEVPIELGAEFIHSSQVPTYPLPQQFGLRTIYFNQQEDTLVRLPDGNLRTIAEVGSKVLGYNNIRMVDWPQALGEESLAEYLQRNQLAGQKIPYKLQEYISDFDAPETLSAKAALEFLYDKSAEEGDYRILEGYD, via the coding sequence ATGAAAACGCTTGTCATAGGTGCCGGAGCCGCTGGCCTAGCCGCGGCCCAAGACCTTCAGAAAGCGAGACATCAGGTTACCGTGCTTGAAGCCCAACACCGCGTCGGAGGACGCATCCGCACCGATAGAAGTTTTGCTGAAGTACCCATCGAGCTGGGCGCGGAGTTCATCCACAGCAGCCAGGTTCCCACCTACCCCCTCCCCCAACAATTCGGCCTGCGAACCATCTACTTCAACCAGCAGGAAGACACCCTGGTGCGCCTGCCGGATGGAAACTTGCGTACCATTGCCGAGGTGGGCTCTAAGGTGCTGGGCTACAACAACATCCGGATGGTGGACTGGCCCCAAGCTTTGGGCGAGGAATCGCTGGCCGAGTATCTACAGCGCAACCAGCTAGCCGGCCAGAAAATACCCTACAAACTGCAAGAATACATCTCCGACTTCGATGCTCCAGAAACCCTCAGCGCCAAAGCCGCACTGGAGTTTCTGTACGACAAGTCCGCCGAGGAGGGCGACTACCGCATCCTCGAGGGCTACGATTAA
- a CDS encoding flavin monoamine oxidase family protein yields the protein MDIRLGAAVETLEWGPFGVKALTTDGRIFLADQAVITVPLGVLKAGKIRFVPELPEEKQQAIHQLGLADAVKLFFQFEQPIFPPGIVELYLPGHSPDEWWSSAAGHGVGFEILTALATGPKARELLALPEEEALQNALQTLRRALGQPDLTPRKARLAHWQDDPYTLGAYSKASVGASQARSILARPVGNRLFFAGEHTASNAWAATVHGAYASGRRAAQEILQARPLVYPVRPKPLRPALPVGA from the coding sequence CTGGACATCCGGCTGGGGGCCGCGGTGGAGACGCTCGAGTGGGGCCCTTTTGGTGTCAAGGCCCTCACCACCGACGGGCGCATCTTCCTGGCCGACCAGGCTGTAATTACCGTTCCCTTGGGCGTGTTGAAAGCCGGGAAAATCCGCTTTGTGCCCGAGCTGCCCGAGGAGAAGCAGCAGGCCATCCATCAACTCGGCCTGGCCGATGCGGTCAAGCTCTTCTTCCAGTTCGAACAGCCCATCTTCCCGCCTGGCATTGTGGAGCTGTACCTGCCCGGCCACAGCCCCGACGAGTGGTGGAGCAGCGCCGCCGGCCACGGGGTGGGCTTCGAGATCCTGACCGCCCTGGCCACCGGCCCCAAAGCCCGCGAGCTCTTGGCCTTGCCCGAGGAAGAGGCCCTGCAAAATGCTCTGCAAACCCTGCGCCGGGCCCTGGGCCAACCCGACCTCACCCCCCGCAAAGCCCGGCTGGCCCACTGGCAGGACGACCCCTACACCCTGGGGGCCTACTCCAAGGCCAGCGTGGGGGCCTCCCAGGCCCGCAGCATCCTGGCCCGACCGGTGGGCAACCGGCTATTTTTCGCGGGTGAACACACCGCCTCCAACGCCTGGGCCGCTACCGTCCACGGGGCCTACGCCAGCGGACGGCGGGCCGCCCAGGAAATCCTGCAAGCCCGGCCCCTGGTCTACCCTGTACGCCCCAAGCCCCTGCGGCCCGCTTTGCCCGTGGGGGCCTGA
- a CDS encoding DUF433 domain-containing protein, translated as MRLSERITFNPLVMGGRPCIRGTRITVGTILNQLRFQTPAEILRDYPELKPEDIDAALEYAVFLAEEREVAP; from the coding sequence ATGAGGTTGTCCGAGCGCATTACCTTCAACCCGCTGGTTATGGGCGGGCGGCCCTGCATTCGGGGAACGCGCATCACCGTGGGCACCATCCTCAATCAGCTTCGTTTCCAGACCCCGGCGGAAATCCTGCGCGACTATCCCGAGCTAAAACCAGAAGACATCGACGCCGCGCTGGAGTACGCGGTCTTTCTGGCCGAGGAGCGCGAGGTTGCGCCTTGA
- a CDS encoding DUF5615 family PIN-like protein — protein sequence MKILLDMNLTPRWVGFLRERGHQAVRCSEVGLASTSDLEVLRFAAAHGYLLLTHDLDFGDLLAYSREAGPSVVILRGVDLRPEASGERLLQVLAAIAKELEAGAIVVMDVRRIRVRPLPLG from the coding sequence TTGAAAATCCTGCTGGACATGAACCTCACCCCTCGCTGGGTGGGGTTCTTGCGTGAACGGGGCCACCAGGCCGTGCGCTGCTCGGAAGTAGGGCTGGCCAGTACGAGCGACCTCGAGGTGTTGCGCTTCGCCGCCGCCCACGGATACCTGCTTCTAACCCACGACCTCGACTTTGGCGACCTGCTCGCATACAGCCGCGAGGCAGGCCCCAGCGTGGTGATTCTGCGGGGAGTAGATTTGCGTCCCGAGGCCAGCGGAGAGCGCCTGCTGCAAGTGCTGGCGGCTATAGCAAAGGAGCTCGAGGCCGGGGCCATCGTGGTGATGGACGTGCGCCGGATTCGCGTGCGCCCGTTGCCTTTGGGGTAG
- a CDS encoding adenosylcobinamide-GDP ribazoletransferase, with product MRPFWLAVGFLTTFPVPHLGQVREGEMKAASAYYPVAGYLIGAVLALVAWLTAGLPQGLQGAILLAVWLACTGMLHLDGLLDSADALLAMKPPAERLRILADVQVGSFAFGVGFVVLLLKWQLLALNPSPWLLLCLPALVRFALLIPMNLFPAARPEGLGARSREGRILPALLFALPAIFFFPWVALAALAMMMLLAFWAARRLGGGLSGDVYGALVELGEVAGLLVGVMMKAGM from the coding sequence GTGCGTCCTTTCTGGCTGGCGGTTGGTTTCCTGACCACATTCCCCGTACCGCACCTGGGCCAGGTGCGCGAGGGCGAGATGAAGGCGGCCTCGGCCTACTACCCGGTGGCGGGCTACCTGATTGGAGCGGTGCTGGCCCTGGTGGCCTGGCTCACCGCGGGGCTGCCCCAGGGCTTGCAGGGGGCCATTTTGCTGGCGGTCTGGCTGGCCTGCACGGGCATGCTCCACCTCGACGGCCTGCTGGATTCCGCCGATGCGCTGCTGGCCATGAAGCCCCCCGCCGAGCGCCTGCGTATTCTGGCCGATGTACAAGTGGGCAGCTTTGCCTTTGGGGTGGGCTTTGTGGTGCTGCTTTTGAAGTGGCAGTTGCTGGCTTTGAATCCCTCGCCCTGGTTGCTTTTGTGCTTGCCCGCGCTGGTGCGCTTTGCCCTGCTTATTCCCATGAACCTGTTCCCCGCCGCCCGCCCGGAGGGCCTGGGGGCCCGCAGCCGCGAGGGGAGAATCCTTCCGGCCTTGCTGTTTGCCCTGCCGGCCATCTTCTTCTTCCCCTGGGTGGCGCTGGCGGCTCTAGCGATGATGATGCTGCTGGCCTTCTGGGCCGCAAGAAGGCTGGGAGGTGGGCTTAGTGGCGATGTGTATGGGGCCCTGGTAGAGCTGGGGGAGGTGGCGGGGCTTTTGGTCGGGGTAATGATGAAGGCAGGAATGTAG
- a CDS encoding DUF5522 domain-containing protein: MAKTELQENLDYYIENGLYVFTAAYHLRRGYCCASRCRHCPYPAEIQAQTIKLRLEGRPIRTKEEFEARFGEVLVKP, encoded by the coding sequence ATGGCCAAGACAGAACTTCAGGAAAACCTGGATTACTACATCGAAAACGGCCTCTACGTCTTCACCGCGGCCTACCATCTGCGGCGTGGCTACTGCTGCGCCTCGCGCTGCCGCCACTGCCCCTACCCTGCGGAGATTCAAGCCCAAACCATAAAACTGCGGCTCGAGGGCCGTCCCATCCGCACTAAAGAAGAGTTCGAGGCGCGTTTTGGCGAGGTTCTGGTAAAACCTTAA
- the cobT gene encoding nicotinate-nucleotide--dimethylbenzimidazole phosphoribosyltransferase: protein MIRFDVQPVSQEWLIQARAHQHQLTKPPGSLGYLEELGVRLAAIQKTLKPRLGRGAVVVCAADHGVVAEGVSAYPSEVTAQMLLNFQAGGAAINQIARASDAQVYVLDVGINSPVPSPERVRSGTGNIARGAAMTLTEAEQALQAGAQMARQAIAQGATILAAGDMGIGNTTAAAALTAALLGLEAQAVTGRGTGVDDVRYGRKLEVVRAALHRAQARLGDLAQAEPLEVLAELGGLEIAAIAGVFLAGAEAGLPLVSDGFPVTAGALLACRMEPGVRDYLFAGHRSLEPGHTRQLEALGLRPILELDMRLGEGTGAVLSFPVLRAAAAVMAGMATFAQAGVSQRLAQET, encoded by the coding sequence ATGATACGCTTTGACGTCCAACCCGTCTCACAAGAATGGCTGATCCAAGCCCGCGCCCACCAGCACCAGCTCACCAAGCCACCGGGCTCGCTGGGGTATCTGGAGGAACTGGGGGTGCGCCTGGCCGCTATCCAAAAGACCCTAAAGCCCCGTCTGGGCCGGGGGGCGGTGGTGGTCTGCGCCGCCGACCACGGCGTGGTGGCCGAAGGGGTCTCGGCCTACCCATCCGAGGTCACGGCACAGATGCTGCTGAACTTCCAGGCGGGGGGCGCAGCCATCAATCAAATTGCTCGAGCCTCCGACGCCCAGGTTTACGTGCTCGACGTAGGTATCAATTCCCCTGTTCCGTCGCCCGAGAGGGTGCGGTCGGGCACAGGTAACATCGCCCGGGGGGCCGCCATGACCCTAACCGAAGCGGAGCAGGCCCTGCAAGCGGGGGCCCAGATGGCCCGCCAGGCCATAGCCCAGGGTGCGACCATCCTGGCCGCGGGCGATATGGGCATCGGCAACACCACCGCAGCTGCGGCACTCACGGCGGCGTTGCTGGGCCTGGAGGCCCAGGCCGTTACGGGGCGCGGTACGGGGGTGGATGATGTGCGCTATGGGCGCAAGCTCGAGGTCGTCCGGGCTGCCCTGCACAGGGCCCAGGCCAGGCTGGGGGATCTCGCCCAAGCCGAGCCGCTGGAGGTGCTGGCCGAGCTGGGGGGGCTTGAGATCGCCGCCATCGCCGGGGTCTTCCTGGCTGGGGCCGAGGCCGGCCTGCCCCTGGTGAGCGACGGCTTCCCGGTTACCGCCGGGGCCTTGCTGGCCTGCCGCATGGAGCCAGGGGTGCGCGACTATCTTTTTGCCGGGCACCGCTCGCTGGAGCCAGGGCATACCCGGCAGCTCGAGGCCCTGGGGCTCAGGCCCATCCTCGAGCTGGATATGCGCTTAGGCGAGGGGACGGGGGCGGTCTTGAGCTTTCCGGTGCTGCGGGCCGCCGCCGCGGTTATGGCGGGTATGGCCACCTTTGCCCAGGCCGGGGTGTCGCAGCGCCTGGCTCAGGAAACATAA
- the cobU gene encoding bifunctional adenosylcobinamide kinase/adenosylcobinamide-phosphate guanylyltransferase, with amino-acid sequence MSYRGARLILVTGGARAGKSAFAQEWAQALGHPVSFIATAQPLDEEMRQRIERHQAERPPGWETLEEPLEVPQALLRAQGRVLLLDCLTLWVSNLMLAGREVLLELENLLAAFAETDKTLLVVTNEVGMGIVPDNALARRYRDLLGAANRRLAEAADAVYLLVAGIPVKIKSP; translated from the coding sequence ATGTCTTATAGGGGTGCCCGCTTGATTCTGGTAACCGGCGGGGCGCGTGCCGGCAAGAGCGCTTTTGCCCAGGAGTGGGCCCAGGCCCTGGGCCATCCGGTGAGTTTCATCGCCACCGCCCAGCCCCTCGACGAGGAGATGCGCCAGCGCATCGAGCGGCACCAAGCCGAGCGGCCCCCCGGCTGGGAGACCCTGGAGGAGCCCCTCGAGGTGCCCCAGGCCCTTTTGCGCGCCCAGGGCCGGGTGCTGCTGCTGGACTGCCTGACCCTGTGGGTCTCGAACCTGATGCTGGCCGGACGCGAGGTCTTGCTCGAGCTAGAAAACCTGCTGGCGGCGTTTGCCGAGACCGACAAAACCCTGCTGGTGGTGACCAACGAGGTGGGTATGGGCATCGTCCCCGACAACGCCCTGGCCCGGCGCTACCGCGACCTACTGGGGGCGGCCAACCGCCGCCTGGCCGAGGCCGCCGACGCGGTGTATCTCCTGGTTGCGGGTATTCCCGTCAAGATCAAATCGCCCTGA
- a CDS encoding histidine phosphatase family protein, with protein MSELWLVRHGQTTWNLEGRLTGWTDVPLTPLGEQQARALAGWLAQERFDKVLASDLRRALHTARLAYGEPQEALAELRELEFGALEGLKWDELPEPHKSALLAFEGFQAPGGESTRALRQRVYGVFEGLPPGRHLVFTHGGVLRLVLRDFGRDRFLPPCAVVGLDWQQKRVLFVRDEHVL; from the coding sequence ATGAGCGAGCTCTGGCTGGTGCGCCACGGACAGACCACCTGGAACCTGGAAGGCCGGCTTACCGGCTGGACGGATGTGCCGCTCACGCCGCTGGGGGAGCAGCAGGCCAGGGCCCTGGCTGGCTGGCTGGCCCAGGAGCGCTTCGACAAGGTACTGGCCTCCGACCTAAGGCGGGCCCTCCACACCGCCCGCCTGGCCTACGGCGAACCCCAGGAAGCCTTGGCCGAGCTGAGGGAGCTCGAGTTCGGTGCGCTCGAGGGCCTGAAGTGGGACGAACTGCCCGAGCCGCATAAAAGCGCCCTGCTGGCCTTCGAGGGTTTCCAGGCCCCCGGCGGGGAGTCCACTAGGGCGCTGCGGCAGCGGGTGTATGGGGTCTTCGAGGGCCTGCCCCCGGGCCGCCACCTGGTCTTTACCCACGGGGGGGTGTTGCGGCTTGTGCTGCGTGATTTTGGGCGGGATCGCTTTCTGCCGCCCTGCGCGGTGGTGGGGCTGGACTGGCAGCAGAAGCGGGTGTTGTTTGTGAGGGATGAGCATGTCTTATAG
- a CDS encoding ABC transporter ATP-binding protein: MVAQRAEQGAGPQRLGACALVADGVSFAYRNRTVLEGVNLELYPGEWLALLGPNGVGKSTLLRLMAGLVRPAVGEVRLGDERLERISSWRRGQQIAFLPQNGSYPEDLTVEEVVELGRTPHLGLLGRASQADREAVEWAMQQTQVSAFRHRLLPTLSGGERQRVMLARALAARPKLLLLDEPTNHLDLHHQAEFLALLAGLRAQGLGILTVLHDPNLARLADRVAFLAEGRLLALGQPGEVLTEELLQGVYGRQVRVRLLEGQPVVLLGG; this comes from the coding sequence ATGGTAGCGCAAAGAGCAGAACAAGGCGCAGGGCCGCAGCGGCTGGGGGCTTGTGCGCTCGTTGCGGATGGGGTGTCTTTTGCCTACCGCAACCGAACGGTGCTAGAGGGGGTGAACCTCGAGCTCTACCCGGGCGAGTGGCTGGCCCTGCTGGGCCCCAATGGTGTGGGGAAGAGCACCCTGCTGCGCTTGATGGCAGGGCTGGTGCGGCCTGCTGTGGGCGAGGTGCGACTGGGAGACGAGCGGCTCGAGCGCATCTCGAGCTGGAGGCGGGGCCAGCAGATTGCCTTTCTGCCGCAAAACGGCAGCTACCCCGAAGACCTTACGGTAGAGGAGGTGGTGGAGCTGGGCCGCACCCCCCACCTGGGCTTGCTGGGGCGGGCCAGCCAGGCCGACCGGGAAGCGGTGGAGTGGGCTATGCAACAGACCCAGGTGAGCGCCTTCCGCCACCGGCTCCTGCCCACCTTGTCGGGCGGGGAGCGGCAGCGGGTGATGCTGGCCCGCGCCTTGGCCGCGCGTCCCAAGCTTTTGCTGCTGGACGAACCCACCAACCACCTCGACCTGCACCACCAGGCCGAGTTTCTGGCCCTTTTGGCGGGCTTGCGGGCCCAGGGGCTGGGCATCCTGACGGTGCTGCACGACCCCAACCTGGCCCGCCTGGCCGACCGGGTGGCTTTTCTGGCGGAGGGGCGGCTTTTAGCGCTGGGCCAACCGGGCGAGGTGCTGACCGAAGAGCTGTTGCAGGGGGTGTATGGCCGTCAGGTGCGGGTGCGGCTGCTCGAGGGCCAGCCGGTGGTGCTGTTGGGAGGGTAG
- a CDS encoding FecCD family ABC transporter permease — translation MAGRRLLVFLGLLVLLALGLVLGVAQGAVPIAPGEVVRALLGLSENPIITELRLPRVLAAMLVGAVLGISGAAFQGLFRNPLADPYLMGSAAGAAFGVTLAVTLAGGLSSAFAQHAVFTHLPASAILFGFLGAVGAVLLTLLLSGGASRTGDLILAGVVVGSVLVSLTSYLMLQDADRVRAVFAYTLGNLAFMGWNGVGSLALFLLFTFPLLLLLGRTLNALHLGEETARSLGLPLDKLKLLIIGLVTLLIAAAVAQAGIIGFVGLVAPHILRRLLGGDYHYLLPASALGGAVLLVLADLLARTLVAPAELPVGILTTLLGGPFFLYLLWRGRRVAW, via the coding sequence ATGGCGGGCCGCCGACTGCTGGTTTTTCTGGGCCTGCTGGTGCTGCTGGCGCTGGGTCTGGTGCTGGGGGTGGCGCAGGGGGCCGTGCCCATCGCGCCGGGCGAGGTGGTGCGGGCCTTGCTGGGCCTTAGCGAAAACCCCATCATTACCGAGCTGCGCCTGCCCCGGGTGCTGGCCGCCATGCTGGTAGGGGCGGTGCTGGGTATCTCGGGGGCGGCCTTCCAGGGCCTGTTCCGCAACCCCCTGGCCGACCCCTACCTGATGGGCTCGGCGGCAGGGGCGGCCTTTGGGGTGACCCTGGCGGTGACCCTGGCGGGGGGGCTCTCGAGCGCCTTTGCCCAGCACGCGGTGTTCACCCATCTCCCAGCTTCCGCCATACTGTTTGGCTTTCTGGGGGCGGTGGGGGCGGTGCTCCTCACCCTGCTGCTCTCGGGCGGGGCCAGCCGCACGGGCGATCTGATTCTGGCGGGGGTGGTGGTGGGCAGCGTGCTGGTCAGCCTGACCAGCTACCTGATGCTGCAGGATGCCGACCGGGTACGGGCGGTGTTTGCCTATACCTTGGGCAACCTGGCCTTTATGGGCTGGAACGGGGTGGGCTCGCTGGCGCTCTTCCTGCTGTTTACCTTTCCGCTGCTGCTCTTGCTGGGGCGTACCCTCAATGCCCTGCACTTAGGCGAAGAGACCGCCCGCAGCCTGGGCCTGCCGCTGGACAAGCTGAAGCTGCTGATAATTGGGCTGGTTACCCTGCTGATTGCCGCGGCGGTGGCCCAGGCGGGCATCATTGGTTTTGTGGGGCTGGTGGCCCCGCACATCCTGCGGCGGTTGCTGGGGGGGGACTACCACTACCTGCTGCCCGCCTCGGCCCTGGGCGGGGCGGTGCTGCTCGTGCTGGCTGACCTGCTGGCCCGCACCCTGGTGGCCCCGGCGGAGCTGCCGGTGGGCATCCTGACCACGCTCTTGGGTGGGCCGTTCTTCTTGTATCTGCTGTGGCGGGGGAGGCGGGTGGCATGGTAG